One genomic region from Nocardia vinacea encodes:
- the eccD gene encoding type VII secretion integral membrane protein EccD: MTEPLSSGTRAAEPELCRVSVIGGNTQLDVGLPATVPIATFIGDLVALIESRNPDVVEGDDGGTPLHTEHWTLARLGRDAIAPSRSLCEAEVFDGELLVLRSVTAKESPALFDDVIDAVSRLTSVDFRGWSPTAARWTGLVAAVSAVLLAVGLLAAGRAHGGALAAPFLATGVAIIAAVAAGIAARKYADQLTATWLSLCALLLFFGGAALFVPGDLGSPHLLLGCSVTLVAAAVIYRATATGAALTAATVTVALFGGFAALVRMIWNFDLPKISAAILVVAITLISAVPRLAAVLARLPIPPVPTAGGAIDPADHEPRPTIEGIGAIGATALPSAAGLGERARAANQYQTGMLIACAIAAVVGALGAADPLGSARWQGITLAVIAAVIIGLRGRCFADLVQAGALIAGGCVVVVGLVTGLALGDSDLLLLAGVLLLAFAAGVLAFGVIGPHLEVTPVTRRAMEITEYLLIIAVIPLVLWIMGVYSMARNI; encoded by the coding sequence TTGACCGAACCGTTGAGTAGCGGCACCCGCGCCGCCGAACCTGAACTGTGCCGAGTGTCCGTCATCGGGGGAAATACCCAGCTCGATGTCGGGCTTCCGGCGACCGTGCCTATCGCCACATTTATCGGTGATCTCGTCGCCCTGATCGAATCGCGCAATCCCGATGTGGTGGAGGGCGACGACGGCGGTACCCCACTGCATACCGAACACTGGACCCTGGCCCGGCTGGGCCGTGACGCCATCGCACCGAGCCGCAGCCTCTGCGAGGCCGAGGTGTTCGACGGCGAGCTGCTGGTGCTGCGCTCGGTCACCGCGAAGGAATCGCCCGCGCTCTTCGACGATGTCATCGATGCGGTATCCCGGCTCACCAGTGTCGATTTCCGCGGCTGGTCGCCCACCGCGGCCCGTTGGACCGGTCTGGTCGCCGCGGTGTCGGCGGTGCTGCTCGCGGTGGGGCTGCTCGCCGCTGGGCGTGCGCACGGCGGCGCTCTGGCCGCGCCCTTCCTCGCGACCGGTGTCGCCATCATCGCTGCCGTCGCGGCGGGTATCGCGGCGCGTAAGTACGCGGATCAATTGACGGCTACCTGGTTGTCACTGTGCGCGCTGCTGTTGTTCTTCGGCGGCGCAGCACTATTCGTGCCAGGCGACCTCGGCAGTCCGCATCTGCTGCTCGGCTGTTCGGTCACCTTGGTGGCCGCGGCGGTGATCTATCGCGCCACCGCGACCGGTGCCGCGCTCACCGCCGCCACCGTGACCGTCGCACTGTTCGGCGGATTCGCCGCACTCGTGCGGATGATCTGGAATTTCGACCTGCCCAAGATCTCCGCCGCCATCCTGGTGGTGGCCATCACACTGATCTCCGCGGTGCCGCGGCTTGCGGCGGTGCTGGCCCGGCTGCCGATCCCGCCGGTGCCGACCGCGGGTGGCGCGATCGATCCGGCCGATCACGAACCACGCCCCACCATCGAAGGTATCGGCGCGATCGGCGCGACGGCACTGCCCTCGGCCGCCGGACTCGGTGAGCGGGCCAGGGCCGCCAACCAGTACCAGACCGGTATGCTCATCGCCTGCGCCATTGCCGCGGTCGTCGGTGCGCTCGGCGCCGCTGATCCGCTGGGATCCGCACGCTGGCAAGGGATTACCCTCGCCGTCATCGCAGCGGTGATCATCGGTCTGCGCGGCCGTTGTTTCGCCGACCTGGTGCAGGCCGGTGCGCTGATCGCGGGCGGCTGCGTCGTAGTCGTCGGCCTGGTTACCGGACTGGCCCTGGGCGATTCGGATCTGCTGCTGCTCGCGGGTGTGCTGCTGCTGGCCTTCGCTGCGGGGGTGCTGGCGTTCGGAGTGATCGGTCCGCACCTCGAGGTGACGCCGGTGACCCGACGAGCCATGGAGATCACCGAATATCTGCTGATCATCGCGGTGATCCCGCTGGTGCTGTGGATCATGGGAGTGTATTCGATGGCCAGGAACATATGA
- the eccA gene encoding type VII secretion AAA-ATPase EccA, with protein MTGNRQAQRAFDAGILSLGLTIDGQESARDLEYAKLAFARATEWDPTMCDAWLGRAAAGEVTTEVLYNLYKNSGTTLFREQRRLGLAPRALAGRFLAGLYIDYPLAGYTEIWLAQAAQLISEKEYDEAEQVLDELATHRASMLSDTDREIDDRICAYIRGVLHFNTQRWPDVMAVLAGSAEWDDPYLAAGAHVMVGSACAQLGLFGEAIRRMEQAEAGPIPAARTTAMFCRGLCLRETGKEAQAQALFEKVYSQAPDFAANTAAMRDRTYRLTVTTKESIDARTDRWDPASAPSVEAMQTADAEDRAKKILTDARAELDSQIGLESVKTQVAKLQATAQLAKIRAEKGMASMARGNHLAFTGPPGTGKTTIARVVAKIYCGVGLLKTDKVLEAKRVDFVSQNLGGTAIKTDKLIDTAMDGVLFIDEAYTLIQTGLQGGDAFGREAVDTLLARMENDRDRLVVIIAGYDGEIDRLLAANDGLASRFAKRLQFPSYTPTELGQIGSLIARSRDSELSEEAMELLIEACGRLYNTERVDQNRQPRRGIDLAGNGRFVRNIIESAEEEREFRLANDETLDLSAVDETVLMRIETPDMQAALTGVLASLGV; from the coding sequence ATGACCGGCAACCGCCAAGCACAACGGGCCTTCGACGCCGGAATCCTGTCGCTGGGCCTGACCATCGATGGACAGGAATCGGCTCGCGATCTCGAGTACGCGAAACTGGCGTTTGCGCGTGCCACCGAGTGGGACCCGACGATGTGCGACGCCTGGCTGGGCCGGGCCGCGGCGGGTGAGGTCACCACCGAGGTGCTCTACAACCTCTACAAGAACAGTGGGACAACACTTTTCCGCGAGCAACGCCGGTTGGGGCTGGCGCCGCGGGCATTGGCCGGACGCTTCCTGGCCGGGCTGTACATCGACTACCCGCTTGCCGGCTACACCGAAATCTGGCTGGCCCAAGCGGCACAGCTGATTTCGGAGAAGGAGTACGACGAGGCCGAACAGGTGCTCGACGAACTCGCCACCCACCGCGCCTCGATGCTCTCGGATACCGATCGGGAGATCGACGACCGGATCTGCGCGTATATCCGTGGCGTACTGCACTTCAACACCCAGCGCTGGCCCGATGTGATGGCCGTGCTCGCCGGATCCGCCGAATGGGACGACCCGTATCTGGCGGCGGGCGCACATGTGATGGTCGGCTCGGCATGCGCCCAGCTCGGCCTGTTCGGCGAAGCCATCCGACGTATGGAACAGGCCGAAGCGGGACCGATCCCGGCGGCCCGGACCACCGCCATGTTCTGCCGTGGCCTGTGCCTGCGCGAGACCGGTAAAGAGGCCCAGGCGCAGGCCCTTTTCGAGAAGGTGTATTCGCAGGCACCGGATTTCGCCGCCAATACCGCAGCCATGCGCGATCGCACCTACCGGCTCACGGTGACCACCAAGGAATCGATCGACGCGCGCACCGACCGCTGGGATCCCGCGTCGGCGCCCTCGGTGGAGGCGATGCAGACCGCCGACGCCGAGGACCGCGCCAAGAAGATCCTGACCGACGCGCGCGCCGAGCTGGATTCCCAGATCGGCCTCGAATCAGTGAAAACGCAGGTCGCGAAGTTGCAGGCGACCGCGCAGCTAGCCAAGATCCGGGCCGAGAAGGGTATGGCCAGCATGGCCCGCGGCAACCACCTGGCCTTCACCGGTCCCCCCGGCACCGGTAAGACCACCATCGCCCGGGTGGTGGCCAAAATCTATTGCGGCGTAGGACTACTCAAGACCGACAAGGTCCTCGAGGCCAAACGCGTGGACTTCGTCAGCCAGAACCTCGGCGGCACCGCGATCAAGACCGACAAGCTGATCGATACCGCGATGGACGGTGTGCTTTTCATCGACGAGGCATACACGCTGATCCAGACCGGTCTGCAAGGCGGTGACGCCTTCGGCCGCGAGGCGGTGGATACCCTGCTGGCCAGGATGGAAAACGACCGCGACCGGCTGGTGGTGATCATCGCCGGCTACGACGGCGAAATCGACCGGCTACTCGCCGCAAACGACGGTCTGGCTTCACGCTTCGCCAAACGCCTGCAATTCCCCTCCTACACCCCGACCGAACTCGGGCAGATCGGCAGCCTGATCGCCCGCTCCCGCGACTCCGAGTTGTCCGAGGAAGCAATGGAACTGCTGATCGAGGCATGCGGACGGCTCTACAACACCGAACGCGTCGACCAGAACAGGCAGCCACGTCGCGGCATCGACCTCGCCGGCAACGGCCGATTCGTGCGCAACATCATCGAATCCGCCGAGGAGGAACGCGAATTCCGCCTCGCCAACGACGAAACACTGGACCTGAGCGCGGTCGACGAAACCGTACTCATGCGCATCGAAACACCGGATATGCAGGCCGCACTCACCGGAGTACTGGCCTCGCTGGGCGTCTGA